Below is a window of Pseudarthrobacter equi DNA.
ATCGAGATATTGAATAGTGAAAACCAGCGTATGACCTGGGTCACGTACCGTCAAGGCAATGCCGCCCGCGCGAACAGTCACAAATGGTTGGCAAGGCCCCAGCCGCGGCCATAGGTGGAAGTGGCGGGCGGCCGCATTGACCGGACCCTCACCTCGCGGATAATCTCGTCATACAGAAATGTTTTCTCACAATACGAAAACATGGGCCATTCGAAGATGAAAAGAGGCTCCCGTGGCTGCAGGAGAAGATACCTCCCATATCCTCAGCGGGTTGACTGACCAGCTGCCTGATCGTGATCCGGAAGAGACTGCGGAGTGGGTTGAGTCCCTGGATGCGTTGATCCGGGAACAGGGTACCGAGCGTGCCCAGTACATTATGCGGAGCCTGCTGCAGCGTGCGGGCGCGCAGAGTGTCGGGGTGCCGATGGTGACCACCACCGATTACGTGAACACGATCCCCGTGGACCAGGAAGCACCGTTCCCGGGCAACGAGGAGTACGAGCGCCGGTACCGGGCGTACATGCGGTGGAACGCCGCGGTCATGGTGCACCGGGCGCAGCGGCCCGAGATCGGGGTGGGTGGGCATATCTCCACCTACGCCGGTGCTGCGACCCTGTACGAGGTCGGCTTCAACCACTTCTTCCGCGGCAAGGACGCCCCCGGCGGCGGGGACCAGGTCTTCTTCCAGGGCCACGCCTCCCCCGGCATGTACGCCCGGGCGTTCATGGAAGGCCGCCTCACGGAGGAGGACCTGGACGGGTTCCGGCAGGAAAAGTCCCGGGCCGGCCACGCGCTGTCCTCCTACCCGCACCCGCGCCTGATGCCGGACTTCTGGGAATTCCCCACCGTGTCCATGGGTATCGGCCCGATGAACGCGATCTACCAGGCCCAGTCCAACCGGTACCTGCACAACCGCGGCCTGAAAGACACCTCCGACCAGCAGGTCTGGGCGTTCCTGGGCGACGGCGAAATGGACGAGCCCGAGTCCCGAGGCCTGCTCCAGCTCGCCGCGAACGAGAACCTGGACAACCTGAACTTCGTGATCAACTGCAACCTCCAGCGCCTCGACGGGCCGGTCCGGGGCAACGGGAAGATCATGCAGGAACTCGAAGCGTTCTTCCGCGGCGCGGGCTGGAACGTGATCAAGGTCGTCTGGGGCCGGGAATGGGATGACCTCCTCACCCAGGACACCAACGGGTCCCTGGTGAAGATCATGAACGAAACCCCCGACGGGGACTACCAGACCTACAAGGCCGAATCCGGCGGGTTCGTCCGCGAACACTTCTTCGGCAAGGACCCCGCCACCAAAGACATGGTCGCGGACCTCACCGATGACCAGATCTGGAACCTCAAACGCGGCGGCCACGACTACCGCAAGGTCTACGCAGCCTACAAAGCCGCCACCGAATTCAAAGGCAAACCCACCGTCATCCTCGCCAAAACCGTCAAAGGCTACGGACTCGGACCCAGGTTTGAAGGCCGGAATGCCACGCATCAGATGAAGAAGCTGACGGTGGAGGACCTCAAGGACTTCCGGGATTACCTCCGCATCCCTGTGTCGGATGAGCAACTGGATGCCGATCCTTACCGTCCTCCCTATTACCACCCGGGTGCCGATGCACCCGAAATCGCCTACCTCCATGAACGCCGGAGGGCCCTTGGCGGGTCGGTTCCGGAACGCCGTTCACAGCATGGGGCCGTCGAGCTGCCGGACGCCAAGTCCTACGATTCGGCCAAGCGAGGTTCCGGGAAACAGCAGGCCGCCACCACCATGGCCTTCGTGCGCCTGCTCAAGGACCTCCTCCGCGACAAGAAGTTCGGGGACCGGATTGTGCCCATCGTGCCGGACGAATCCCGTACGTTCGGCATGGATGCGTTCTTCCCGACGGCGAAGATCTACAACCCCAAGGGCCAGAACTACCTCTCCGTGGACCGCGACCTCGTCCTGGCCTACAAGGAATCCCCCGCCGGCCAGCTCATCCACCCCGGCATCAACGAAGCCGGCGCCGTGGCAGCCTTCACCGCCGCCGGCACCGCCTACGCCACCCACGGCGTACCGCTGATCCCGGTCTACGTGTTCTACTCCATGTTCGGCTTCCAGCGCACCGGCGACGCCTTCTGGGCAGCAGCGGACCAAATGACCCGGGGCTTCATCATCGGCGCCACCGCAGGACGGACCACCCTCACCGGCGAAGGCCTCCAGCACGCCGACGGACACTCCCCCCTGCTGGCATCGACGAACCCGGCAGTGGTCACCTACGACCCCGCCTACGGCTACGAAATGGGCCACATCATCCGCGACGGCCTCGAACGCATGTATGGGGAGGCCGCAAGCGGCGAAGGCACCGGAACGGCGTCGGATAAAAACCTCATGTACTACCTCACGGTCTACAACGAGCCCATCGTGCAGCCCGCCGAGCCGGAAAACCTGGATGTGCAGGGTGTGCTGGGCGGTATCCACCGGGTTTCGGCGTCGGGCGTTGAAGGACCCAAGGCGCAGATCCTTGCTTCCGGCGTGTCAGTGCCCTGGGCCATCGAGGCCCAGCGCATCCTGGCCGAAGACTGGTCCGTCTCCGCCGACGTCTGGTCTGTCACCTCCTGGAACGAGCTCCGACGCGACGGACTCGCCGCCGAAGAAGAAGCCTTCCTCAACCCCGAACAACCCGCCCGGGTCCCGTTCGTCACCCAACAACTCGAAGGCGCCACCGGCCCCGTCGTCGCCGTCTCCGACTACATGAAAGCCGTCCCCGACCAGATCCGCCAATTCGTCCCCAACGAATACGCCACCCTCGGCGCCGACGGCTTCGGCTTCTCCGACACCCGCGCAGCAGCCCGCCGCTACTTCAAAAACGACACCCACTCCATCGTGGTGAAGGCGCTGCAAATGCTCGCAGCCAGGGGTGACGTTGAGGCGGGTGCGCCTGCCTACGCCATGGACCGGTACAAGCTCCTGGACGTCACCGCCGGCACCACCGGCGGTGTGGGCGGCGACGCCTGACAATGCAGTGCCTGATGGACATCAAGGCGGCTGGGACAGTTTCCGAGGGAACTGCTCCGGCCGCCTTTATGGCTAGGGTGCAGGTATGACAACAGGGAGCGGGCAGACGCGGCGCACCACGGGCATCGTGCTGGCCGCGGGGGCCGGGACACGCCTGGGCCTTGGGCCGAAGGCGCTGCTGCCCTACCGCGGGCGGCCGCTGGTTGAGGCCATCGCCGGAACACTGTTCGACGGCGGCTGCCGGGACGTGGTGGTGGTCCTCGGCGCGGGTGCCGCGGAGGTTGCCGCGGCGGCCGATCTGGGCCGGTTCCGGACCGCCGTCAATCCGGACTGGCTGTCCGGCATGGGAAGTTCGTTCCTGCTCGGCGAAAAGAAAGCAGACCCTGCGGACCACCTGCTGGTGGCCCTCGTGGACCAGCCCGGGCTCACGCCGGAAACGGTGGCGCGGCTGCTCGCCGTCCACCGCCCGGGCCGGATCACCGCCGCCGCTTACCGCCGTCGGGATCTCCCTGACGGCGGTCCCGGCAGCCACCTCCAGCGCGGCCATCCACTGCTCATCGACTCATCTCTGCGGGCGGCTGTCGCCGCAACGGTGACCGGCGACGCCGGGGCCCGCGGTTTCCTGCGCGCCCACCCCGAACTGGTGGATGAGGTGGATTGCAGCGACCAGTCCACCGGCGAGGACGTCGATACACCGGACCAGCTGCGCCTACTGCAGTAGCAGCTGCTCCAGCCCGCCCTTGAAACCGGCCCGGCCGCCGTGGGCCGGGTGCCGGATCTTGGGCGCATCCACTCCGCTCCGGAGCAGGCTGCGATGGGCCACGTTACCCACGGCCACTATGGTGCGGACAGCGAAGAGCTGCGCCAGTGCCTGCCAGAACGGGGTGCCCAGGGCCGCTTCGGACGGCCGCGGCGTGCGGTTGGTCAGCGGCTGCCCCGGCTTGTGTGGATGCCACGGGAATGCACTCCACAGCAGCGGCAGGACGCCGAGTTCGGCCAGGACTTCCCACATCACCGTAGCCGTGGGTTCCGCCGCAACCCCCGCAGCCTCGGGCGGCAGGATGTATCCCTTGCCGGGCCCGAACAGCCCAAAGCTGTTGGCCGGCCCCTCGAAGATGGTCCGGTTGGTGAAGGGCACGCCGGTAATCCGCATGCCCCGGAAGCCCGGCGCCTCGCCCACCAGCAGGACCGTTGGGCGGCGTTCCAGCATCTCCTGCAGATAAAGCTTCAGGTTGTAACGGCGCAGCGCATTCTCCGGCACGGTGTGGTCGAAGAAGTTGGTCCAGTCGGCGCCCGGCTCCACGGCGGCGAGCGCGCCAATGAACGCGTCGACGCTGTCCGCGGGCCGCATGGAACTGTCCGGACCTGGAATCCCGGCTACCAGCGCGGGTGGATGGCCTCGCGGAAGTAGTGGTCGTAGATCCAGCGGACACCCTCGCCGAACTCATCGGTGACAGCCACGGACGCGGCGGCAGCGTTCGCCACGGCCTGGTCCACGTTGCGGGCACCGGGGATCACGGTGGTGACACCGTCCTGTGCGGCAATCCAGGCGATGGCGGCCTGGGCGGTGGTGGCGCCGGAGGGAACCAGTTGCTCGAACTCGGCCACAGCCTTCAGGCCAAGCTGGAAGTCCACCCCGGAGAAGGTCTCCCCCACATCGAAGGAGCCTCCGTCGCGGTTGTAGTTCCGGTGATCGTTGTCCGCGAACGTGGTGTCCTTGGTGTATTTCCCGGACAGCAGCCCGGACGCCAGTGGGACGCGGGCAATGATCCCCACGCCCGCTGCCTTCGCGGCGGGCAGGACCTCGTCCAGCGGCTTGAGCCGGAAGGCGTTCAGGATGATCTGGACCGAGGCCGTTCCCGGGCGCCGGATGGCTTCCAGTGCTTCGTCCGTCCGCTCCACGCTGACGCCGTAATTGCGGATGGCGCCTTCGGACACCAGGGTGTCCAGGGCGTCGTACACCTCGTTGCTGCTGAACACCGGTGTGGGCGGGCAGTGCAGCTGGACCAGGTCCAGGGTGTCGGTTCCCAGGTTCTTCCGTGAGCGGTCAACCCATTGGCGGAAGTTGGCCAGCGTGTAGTTTTCCGGGCGCTGGTCCATCCGGCGGCCCATCTTGGTGCCCACGGTGATGTCCAGCCCGGGGTTGTCGGCCAGGAACTTGCCGATTGCCTGTTCGCTCTTGCCGTCGCCATATACGTCAGCGGTGTCGAAGAAAGTGACACCGGCCTCAGCGGACGCCGCCAGGATGGCCTGGGCCTGGGCCGGGTCCACGTTGCCCCAGTCCGCGCCAAGCTGCCAGGTGCCCAGCCCCACGATGGAGACGTTCCGTCCGGTCCTGCCTAAAATCCGTTGTTCCATCCCCCGACTATAGGGGGCAGCCCGGCAGCCACCGGAATTTTACGGCCCGCCGGTTCACCGCACCGGCTGGGAATGGACGTGGTCCGCGGGCACCAACCCGGCCTCCTTCAGCCCCAGGTAGATCCGGTCCCGGGCAATGGGCAGGGACGCGAACCGCACTCCGGTGGCGTTCCGGATGGCGTTGGCCAGCGCGGGCGCTACCGGGTTGAACGGGCTTTCACTCATGGACTTGGCACCGAGCGGGCCAAGCTTGTCGTTGGTATCGGCAAAGTACACCTCGCTCCGCGGCACGTCCGCGAAGGTGGGGATGTGGTACTGCCGCAGGATGTCCGTGGTGACCTTACCAGCGTCGTCCACCACCACTTCCTCGTACAGCGCGGCACCTATGGCCTGGGCAATGCCGCCCTCGATCTGGCCGCGGCACTGCCGGGGATTGACCACCACACCGGCGTCGGCGGCCTGCACGCTTTGCAGGATCCTCAGTTCGCCGGTATTCCGGTTCACCGCCACGCGGAAGCCGTGCACGTTGAACGCCACCGATCGCGGGGTTCCACCCCAGCGGCCTTCGGCAGCGAGTTCGACGCCGGCTTCCGCAGCTGCCTGCGCCAGTTCCGACAGTGCCACGGCTGTCCCGTCCACCACCACGGCGTCTCCCTCGAGGACGCAGGCGGAGGCCTGGGTTTGCCGGATCCCTGCGGCAAAGGCCCGGATGCGGACAGCAAGCTCCTCTGCCGCAGCGAGCGTGGCTTTTCCGGCCACCACCGTGCCGGCCGAGCCGAACGCGCCGGTATCGTGCTCCACCAGGTCCGTGTCGGACTGCCGGACCGCCACCCGGGCAGCCTCGGTGGACAGGGCGGTGGCGGCAAGCTGGGCGTGGACGGTGGTGGTGCCGTTGCCGAACTCGGCCGTGCCGACGTCGGCCTGGTACGTTCCGTCGGGAAGGAGCCGCATCCGCGAGTGGGCGAAGTGTCCGCGCGGCGGCACGGTGTCGATCATGGACAGCGCGGCACCCTCGCCGGTCATCCATTCCGGTCCCAGCTGGTCCAGCCCAGCCGCCCGGTACCGTTCCAGGCCGCGGTCCAGGGCACCGCGCACCAGGTCCAGGCACTGGTCCAGCCCGTAGCTGCCGTAGTGCACGTCTTCCTCGGGGTCCGGGTGGGTGGACAGCATGTGGTCGCCTTCGCGCACCATGTTCCGGCGGCGGAACTCGTAGGGGTCCATGCCGATGCCGGCGGCGAGTTCGTCCATGGCGGACTCCACTGCGAAGATCATCTGGCTCAGCCCGTACCCGCGGAACGCCCCGGCCGGGACCGTATGGGTGTACATGGCGTGGGCGTCCACTTTTTTGTTGTCGCACTTGTACACGGCCAGGGATTCGCCGCAGCCATGGAACATGACGCCGGGGCCATGGTTTCCGTAGGCTCCGGTGTTGGTGAGGACGTCCAGTTCCAGGGCGGTGAGGTGGCCGTCCTTGCTGGCCCCGGCCTTGAGCTTGATGGTGAACGGATGCCGCGTGGTGGTGGCGGTGAACTGTTCGGTGCGGGTGAGTTCCAGCTGGACGGGCCGCTTCAGCTTCAGCGCAGCGAGCGCCACGAGGTCCTCGGTGAGGACTTCCTGCTTGCCACCGAAGCCGCCGCCAACCCGCCCGGCCACCACATGCACCCGGTCCTCTTCCAGCCCGAACACCCGGCACAGGGTGCGCCGGACCAGGAACGGAACCTGGCTGGAGGTACGGACCTGGAGCCGCCCTTCGGCATCAATGGAGGCAATAGCCGCGTGGGTTTCAAGGGCCACATGCTGGACGCGCTGGGTCCGGTAGGTCTGTTCGTGGATGAAGTCTGCGGCTGAAAACCCATCCGCCACGCTTCCCAGCTCGGAATGCAGCTCAGCCACCACGTTGCGGTCCGGACGGGAGATCCGCGCGGTGGCGCCGTCCTTGTCACCGTGCACCAGCGGGGCGCCCGGACGCAAGGCATCCTGCGGCGTGAAGACGGCGGGCAGTTCTTCGTAGCCAACCTTCAACGCCCGCACGCCTGCCTCGGCGGCAGCTACGGATTCGGCGGCTACGGCGGCCACGCGCTGCCCGATGAACCGGACCACGTCATCCAGCACCCGGGTATCGTCCGGATCGTCGGTGAACAGTTCGTGCTGGGCGGTGGAGAACAGCTGCTCCGGGGCGTCGTCGGAGGTGAAGACAGCCACCACGCCGGGGACCCGGAGGGCAGCGTCCTTGTCGATGGACACCACCCGTGCGTGGGCGTGCGGTGAGCGGAGGATCTTCAGGTGCAGCAGTGCCTGCTGCTGGTCCTGCGGGATGTCCAGGGTGTAGCGGGCCGCGCCGGTGACCACCGCACGGCTGGCGGGTGCGGGGACGTCGTCGCCGAGCTGGCCGTGTTCCGGGTCCGGCTGGCTTGCCCCGGCGATACCCGAGCCCTGCCCCTGCGGATCCGGGTGCCCCGCGTGGCCGCAGACGGCGTCAGCAATGGCGCGGTAGCCCGTGCAGCGGCAGAGGTTGCCCTTGAGGTTGCGGGGCAAGTTGTCCCTTTGTTCGTCGTCGAACGTGGCGGCAGTCATCACCATGCCGGCGGTGCAGAAGCCGCACTGGAAACCCTGCCGCTCCATGAACTGCTGCTGCACCGGGTGCAGGCCGGGACCGGCGCCGGATGCGGCGGCCAGTCCCTCGATGGTGGTGACCGAGTGCCCCTCGGCACGGACGGCGGGGTAGATGCAGCTGTGGACCGGCGTGCCGTCCACGTGGACCGTGCAGGCTCCGCAGTCGCCGCCGTCGCAGCCTTTCTTGACGCCGGGGTTTCCCTGTTCCCGGAGGAAGGTCCGGAGGCACTGGCCCGGGCGGGGATCCGTTTCGGCCGGTGCGCCGTTGATGTTGATGGCCATGGTCAGGCCCCTTTCGGAAGTGCTGTGGACCCGGAGGCCGGGGTGCTCCGGGGAGGCCAGAAGTCGCCGGACACGGTGGGGCCCGCCGCTCCTGTGCCCTCAGGCGCTGCCAGTTCGGTACGGATTTCCTCGGCCAGCCGGTAGGTCATATCCCGCCGCCAAGCCGGGAGCCCGTGGATGTCATCGTGGTACAGGGCGGCCGGTATGGCGTCCTCGAGCGCGGCCGCCAGGTGGTCGGCGTCCGGGATCGTGTCGAAGCGCAGCTGTACGGGCCGCTTGGTCGCAGCGGTGACGGTCAGGACCAACGCGGTGCCGCCGTCGAGCCTTCCAATCAGCAGCACCCCGGATCTGCCCAGGTTGCTCAGCGACAGGCGGCGGAAGGCGGTTCGGGATGACAGGGCCGACGCCGGGAGGTGGACGCTGCGGAGCAGCTCGCCCGGTGCCAGGCAGTTCGTCGCGTCCCCGGTCACGAAGTCGGTCACGGAGACGCTGCGGCTGGTACCGCCGGGGCCCAGGATGGTGGCCACGCCGTCCAATCCCGCGCACAGCGAGATGACAGGCCCTGCGGGCAGTGCGGTGCACAGGTTGCCGCCCACGGTGGACATGTTCCACACCTTGAAGGAAGCAACGAAGGAATCGCAGCACGGCCGGACCAGGTCCAGCGCCGGCCAGGGCAGGCCTGCGGCGTCCGGGGATTCCGGGAGGCGGTACAGCTCGGCGATGGTGCAGGTGGCGGCGAGGTCGATCCCGTCGTCGGTGACGGTGACAGCTGTCCAGCCTGCTGCGCCGAGGTCGAGGAGGCGCTTGACGGGCTGGGGTCCGAAGGCATAGCTGCCATAGGAGAACAGGACCGTGCCGCCGGCGAGCCAGGCGTCGCCGTCGCGCCACTGTGCGGGGTCCGTGGTGGGGACCACTGCCTCGATGGTGTTCATGTCCATGCGTTCTCCTGCTGGTAAAGGGTGGTGGGCGCCGACGGACCGGTAATCGCAGCCTGGCCAACGTAGTTCCCGTGGATGGGCCCGGAACGGTCCCGGAGCGGAATGCCGGTGGCGGCGCGGGTCCGGGCGGCGATGAGCTCGGCCGAGATGGACACGGCCACCTCCGCCGGGGTGACGGCGCCGAGGTCCAGGCCGATGGGTGAATGGAGCTGTGCGATCCGGCCGGGCGGGATGCCCGCACTGAGCAGGCTGTCGACGCGCTGCAGGTGGCTGCGCCGCGACCCCATGGCCCCCACGTAGGCGAGGTCGAGGCCGAGGGCCGTTTCGAGGAGCGGAAGATCGAACTTGGGGTCGTGGGTGAGGACGGCCGCCACGGTGCGGCTGTCCAGCCTGCCCGCCGCTGCCTCGGCCGCCAGGTACCGGTGCGGCCAGTCCGTGACCACGGCATCCGCGGCGGCGAACCGGGGCTGGCTGGCGAAAGCAGGGCGGGCGTCCACGAGGGTCACGTGGTAGCCGAGGAGCTTGGCCGCAGGCACCAGGGCGGCGCCGAAGTCATTGGCGCCAAACACCAGCATCCGCGGTGGAGCCAGCCGGGATTCCACCAGCAAGGCAGGTTCGCCGTGGCTGCCCGCCGCCCGGTCCGGAAGGCACCCGTCCGGACCGGGCAGCGGAACCAATCCGGTACCGCCGGTCCGCAGCAGCGCCTGGAGAAGAGCAGGAATTTCCGCCCCTTCCCGCCCGGATCCCACGGCACTCAACAGCGCCGCGAGTTCCGGTGCCGCCGCGTGGGCACTGGCCGGATCCGGCAGGACGACGGCGGCCCCTCCCCCGGCGGCGCCGTCCGGTGACAGGCGCCGCACCAGGGCAACGGGTTCGCCGGCGATGCCGCCCGCCAGGTGGATGAGGGCTGCGCGCAGCGGGTGCGGCGTGCCGCCGGGCACTGCGGCGGACACCGGTTCCACGTGGATGTCCAGCTCTCCGCCGCAGGTGAGCCCGGCGGCGAAGGCATCCGTGGAACTGAAGCCGAAGGTCCTGCGGCGGCTGCCGCCGTCGTCCATGGCGTCCTGCGCCAGCGCCACCACGGCGCCCTCCACGCATCCGCCGGAGAGGCTGCCCAGCACAGCCCCGGACTCAGCGACCAGCATGGAGGTGCCAACTGGCCTGGGCACCGAACCGCCGGCACCAACAATGGTGGCAACGGCAAACCGTCCGCCCAGGTGGGGCGTCCAGCTGCCGAGCAGGGGAATCAGGTCAAGCATTGCGGTGCTCCTTCTTCCGCGCGGCGGTGGTGTCCATATTGTCGTTCCTCGCAGGTGGTTGGGGAAGGTTGCCGCGGCCGAAGGGGCGCGCGGCGGGTCAGCCGCCCAGCAGGGCGTTGATGGGCCCGCGGGCGAAGTACACCAGGAACCCGGCGCTGACCACCCACATGAGCGGATGGATCTTCTTCGCCTTTCCGGACGCGGCGCCGATGATGGCCCAGCTGACGAAGCCCACACCGATGCCGTTGGCGATCGAGTAGCTCAGCGGCATGGTCACGATCGTGAGGAATGCCGGCAGCGCCACCGTGAACTTGGTGAACTTGATCTCGCGGATTTGGGCCATCATCATGGCGCCCACCACCACCAGGGCCGCGGCCGCGACCTCCAGCGGCACCACGCTGGTGAGCGGGGTGAGGAACATCGAGCCCAGGAACAGCACGCCGGTGACCACTGAGGCCAGGCCGGTGCGGGCCCCTTCGCCGATGCCGGCAGCGGAATCGATGTAGACCGTGTTGGAGGAACCGGAGGTGGCACCGCCGGCAACAGCGCCGAAGCCTTCCACGATGAAGGCGGACTTGAGCCGCGGGAACGTTCCGTCCTTGTGTGCGACGCCGGCGCTCTTGGCCAGGCCGGTCATGGTGCCCATGGCGTCGAAGAAGTTGGTGAACACGAGGGTGAAGACCAGCATGGTGGCTGCAAGTCCGCCGATCCTGGCGAACGAGCCGAAGAGGTCGAACTGGCCCACCAGGCCCAGGTCCGGAGCTGACACGAGCTGGCCGGACAGGACGGGGGTGTTCAGGTGCCAGCCGCCGGGGTTGGTGGCGCTGGCGGGGCCGATCTTCATGAAGGCTTCGACGACGGCGGCCAGCACGGTGGTGCCGACGATGCCGATGAGCAGGCCGCCCTGGACCTTGCGGGCCACCAGGATGCCCATGGCCAGGAGGCCAACGACGAACACGAGCGTGGGCACGGACGTGATGGAGCCGCCGTCGCCCAGCTGGACGGGAGGACCTCCCGCGGTGGGCCGGACGAAGCCGGAGTCCACGAAGCCGATGAAGGCAATGAACAGGCCGATGCCCACGGTGATGGCGGCCTTGAGTTCCTTGGGTACCGCCCGGAAGATGGCGGTCCGGGCGCCGGTGACGCCGAACAGCACAATCAGGATGCCGTTGATCACCACCAGGCCCATGGCTTCGGCCCACGTGACCTCCTGGATCACGGAAACGGCCAGGAACGAGTTGATGCCGAGGCCGGCCGCGAGGCCGAACGGAAGGTTGGCGATGAGGCCGAAGAGGAT
It encodes the following:
- a CDS encoding NCS2 family permease, whose amino-acid sequence is MADMTILDNSSEKQAALFPNGDNSAEPTGTRDTQTATGRGRQGSTPPAPNNILDRFFQITRRGSTVAREFRGGLVTFFTMAYIVILNPLILGGFSADNAPTDVAGGWLSAAQVGAVTGLTAGVMTILFGLIANLPFGLAAGLGINSFLAVSVIQEVTWAEAMGLVVINGILIVLFGVTGARTAIFRAVPKELKAAITVGIGLFIAFIGFVDSGFVRPTAGGPPVQLGDGGSITSVPTLVFVVGLLAMGILVARKVQGGLLIGIVGTTVLAAVVEAFMKIGPASATNPGGWHLNTPVLSGQLVSAPDLGLVGQFDLFGSFARIGGLAATMLVFTLVFTNFFDAMGTMTGLAKSAGVAHKDGTFPRLKSAFIVEGFGAVAGGATSGSSNTVYIDSAAGIGEGARTGLASVVTGVLFLGSMFLTPLTSVVPLEVAAAALVVVGAMMMAQIREIKFTKFTVALPAFLTIVTMPLSYSIANGIGVGFVSWAIIGAASGKAKKIHPLMWVVSAGFLVYFARGPINALLGG